TGACTTCGTGACTCCATATCACCGGGTTTTCATCACTCTGTGAAAAGCCCATAAATGGTACGAACAGAATAATAAATGCTACTAGTATATTTCTCATTGTATTGCTATGCTTAATATCTGCTTTGTTGTATCCTTCACTTTAAATCGGTCATCCGCGCGTCTTCCTATTACCCAAACGACTTCATCGTTTGAGCAAAGCAACCATTGTTCCTTCTTGGCAAAAAGGTCCAATTTTTCGTCCTTGAAATACTTGGAAAGTTTCTTTTTTCCCTGCATTCCCAAAGGATAGAAATAGTCGCCTTCCTTCCATTTCCTTACGGTCAACGGAAACTTTAACGTATTTTTATCAACATAAATTATATTCCCTTGGTTATCCTTTTTTTCGGATACCTGCTTTATTTCCAAACCTATAGGCTGCTGAATCTGGATTACACCTTCCTGTATCTCAAACTCCTCCTGCTCCTCCCCTTCATTTTTGCCCAAAATAAGATGATTTCGGTTTTTGAGCAGCACATAATTTTCAGCATAAATAGTTTTTCCACTCAGGGCATCCAGCAAAAGCAGGATATCGTTCCATTGCGTAAAACCATACTCCTGAAATAAACCATGCAAGTACCCTTCAATGGGTTGTAGCTTTTTTAATTCCGATATCGAAATTTTCCAATGTTGACCGTCCGTCTTAAAAAGTTCCCGCTTTACCCTTTTGAGTTCACTTTTTGAAATTTCCCGGGTCTCCTTGAGGTAACCCAAAGTCCTTTCAAAATTATCCATAAAGGTAGGATGCAGTTCCTTGAGCTTGGGAACAATTTCCAATCGGATTTTGTTTCGAAGGTATTTGGTATCGGAATTACTTTCATCTTCCCTCCATTCCAAGTTGCATTCCTGGGCATACTCCAAAATACGTTGTCGTGTAAACTTAAGCAGGGGACGTCGTATTTGGTTCGAAGTTTCCGGAATGCCCGTTAAACCTTCTATCCCGGTACCCCGGGACAGATTGATCAAAAAGGTTTCCAGGTTGTCATCTGCATGATGGGCAGTAACCAAATACTCTATTGCGTGCTCCTCCATCAATCCCTTAAACCAATGATAGCGCAAGTCCCTGGCGGCCATTTGTACGGAAACGTTGTGGTTGTTCACATAGCCCATGGTATCAAAATGGGTCACATAAACAGGCTTACCCAACCGATGCCCCAGTTCCTTCACAAAATCCTCATCGCCATTACTATCCG
This window of the Maribacter cobaltidurans genome carries:
- the tilS gene encoding tRNA lysidine(34) synthetase TilS, with the translated sequence MLKDFQSHISKNFPELLKNKFLLACSGGLDSVLLSYLCKQNHMDFILAHCNFRLRGADSNGDEDFVKELGHRLGKPVYVTHFDTMGYVNNHNVSVQMAARDLRYHWFKGLMEEHAIEYLVTAHHADDNLETFLINLSRGTGIEGLTGIPETSNQIRRPLLKFTRQRILEYAQECNLEWREDESNSDTKYLRNKIRLEIVPKLKELHPTFMDNFERTLGYLKETREISKSELKRVKRELFKTDGQHWKISISELKKLQPIEGYLHGLFQEYGFTQWNDILLLLDALSGKTIYAENYVLLKNRNHLILGKNEGEEQEEFEIQEGVIQIQQPIGLEIKQVSEKKDNQGNIIYVDKNTLKFPLTVRKWKEGDYFYPLGMQGKKKLSKYFKDEKLDLFAKKEQWLLCSNDEVVWVIGRRADDRFKVKDTTKQILSIAIQ